A stretch of the Fodinicurvata sediminis DSM 21159 genome encodes the following:
- a CDS encoding AAA family ATPase, whose translation METEDRESLQEEVVAFLKAPENHEGASEAVRHVTTHVAHVFLTENRAWKMKRAVAYSFLDFTDLEAREEVCRREVELNRRTAPDIYLGVHSINRSEDGGLEIDGNGSPVEWVIEMRRFDEDLMFDHLIEQDRLTREHVVELVDRVYELHEQAERLSEPYGGAEGLGNVIEENAQDMQALSETFSPEAVADLTTRSRESLGHVADLLDRRRADGWVRQCHGDLHLGNVVLWQGHATPFDCIEFSQRIAGIDVVYDLAYLLMDLVNRGRPDLANLAMNRYFGRMGQPQALQALPLMLSVRAAIRAKVTAAAVEGQDEPEEAEKLAAAAQGFFALALDFLRPDNRPRLIAVGGFSGTGKSTLAARLAPDLGRVPGALQLRSDVIRKRLNDVAPETKLPAEAYSPSMNEQVYDTLFSEAETALQAGHSVIADAVWARPEERNRLQALADAAGATFQGVWLEAPRETLEARVRARRNDSSDADVSVLEKQLTYDPGNIDWLRLSAGEGADAVLAVARDQLDIPDGGA comes from the coding sequence GTGGAAACAGAAGACAGGGAAAGCTTGCAGGAAGAGGTGGTTGCCTTCCTGAAGGCACCGGAAAACCACGAGGGTGCCTCGGAAGCCGTCCGGCATGTCACGACCCATGTGGCACATGTCTTCCTGACCGAAAATCGCGCCTGGAAGATGAAGCGGGCGGTGGCTTACTCCTTCTTGGACTTCACCGACCTGGAGGCCCGCGAAGAGGTTTGCCGGCGCGAGGTCGAGCTCAATCGCCGGACAGCGCCGGACATCTACCTGGGTGTGCATTCGATAAACCGCAGCGAAGATGGCGGCTTGGAGATCGACGGAAACGGCTCCCCTGTAGAGTGGGTCATCGAGATGCGCCGTTTCGATGAAGACCTTATGTTCGACCATCTGATCGAGCAGGACCGCTTGACCCGGGAGCATGTCGTCGAGTTGGTCGACCGGGTCTATGAGTTGCATGAGCAGGCCGAGCGCTTGTCCGAACCTTACGGTGGGGCCGAGGGCCTGGGCAATGTGATCGAGGAGAATGCTCAGGACATGCAGGCCCTGTCCGAAACCTTCAGTCCTGAGGCCGTGGCGGATCTGACGACGCGCAGCCGTGAGAGCCTGGGACATGTTGCGGACCTGTTGGACCGGCGTCGTGCGGACGGCTGGGTACGGCAATGCCATGGAGATCTGCACCTGGGGAACGTGGTGCTCTGGCAAGGACACGCGACCCCCTTCGACTGCATCGAGTTCAGTCAGCGCATTGCCGGCATCGATGTCGTCTATGACCTGGCTTACCTGCTGATGGACCTGGTCAACCGGGGGCGCCCTGACTTGGCCAACCTGGCAATGAACCGTTACTTCGGCCGTATGGGGCAGCCGCAGGCTCTGCAAGCCCTGCCCCTGATGCTGAGCGTGCGGGCGGCCATTCGTGCAAAGGTGACGGCTGCAGCAGTTGAAGGCCAGGACGAGCCTGAAGAAGCTGAGAAGCTGGCAGCTGCCGCCCAGGGATTCTTTGCGTTGGCCCTGGACTTCCTGCGTCCCGACAACAGACCCAGGCTGATCGCAGTGGGCGGCTTCTCGGGCACCGGAAAATCGACGCTGGCCGCCCGGCTGGCGCCGGATCTGGGGCGCGTCCCCGGAGCCCTGCAATTGCGCAGCGACGTGATCCGCAAACGCTTGAATGACGTGGCCCCGGAAACGAAGCTGCCTGCAGAGGCCTACAGCCCCAGCATGAACGAACAGGTCTATGACACCCTGTTTTCCGAAGCGGAGACAGCACTGCAGGCAGGCCACAGCGTGATCGCGGATGCGGTCTGGGCCAGGCCGGAGGAGCGCAACCGCCTGCAGGCCCTGGCCGATGCCGCCGGCGCGACCTTCCAGGGGGTCTGGTTGGAAGCCCCCCGTGAAACGCTGGAGGCCAGGGTCCGGGCCCGGCGCAACGACAGCTCGGATGCGGATGTTTCCGTCTTGGAGAAGCAATTGACATACGATCCAGGCAACATCGACTGGCTGCGACTGTCTGCTGGCGAGGGGGCCGATGCTGTCCTGGCGGTGGCCCGCGACCAACTGGATATTCCGGACGGTGGCGCCTGA
- a CDS encoding sulfite exporter TauE/SafE family protein: MEPLTADTLVLYIAGFCGLLLAGFVKGVIGMGLPLVALPVLAYMMPVPEAITVLSLPVILSNLVQAFQGGYFLGVIKRFWPVMLALVVGVLLGVQLLISLDPQLLYLLLGIAITGMALLTLSSPRFTLKPSQERPVGLAVCFGAGVLGGVSNLPGPPLALYLVALRLEKTFFISAISIFFLINSFPLYTALALHGILGWYELLLSAFAVLPVFGGVFLGQWVRRFVSQARFQTVVLLVLVVIGLSFVWRAYSG; this comes from the coding sequence ATGGAGCCCCTGACAGCCGATACACTTGTCCTCTATATCGCCGGGTTCTGCGGATTGCTCCTGGCCGGCTTCGTCAAGGGCGTGATCGGCATGGGCCTGCCGTTGGTGGCCTTACCCGTGCTGGCCTACATGATGCCCGTGCCGGAAGCTATTACGGTTCTCTCGCTGCCGGTGATATTGAGCAACCTGGTCCAGGCCTTTCAGGGGGGCTATTTCCTGGGTGTCATCAAGCGTTTCTGGCCGGTCATGCTGGCCCTGGTCGTGGGCGTGCTGCTGGGCGTGCAGCTCCTGATCTCTCTGGATCCCCAACTGCTCTACCTGCTGCTGGGCATTGCCATAACCGGCATGGCGTTGCTGACCCTGTCCAGTCCGCGCTTCACTCTGAAGCCTTCCCAGGAGCGGCCGGTGGGTCTCGCGGTCTGTTTCGGGGCCGGGGTACTGGGGGGCGTTTCCAATCTGCCCGGCCCGCCTCTTGCGCTCTATCTTGTTGCCCTGCGGTTGGAGAAGACCTTCTTCATCAGCGCGATATCGATCTTCTTCCTGATCAATTCCTTTCCGCTCTATACCGCGCTAGCGCTGCACGGCATCCTGGGTTGGTACGAGCTTCTGCTGTCTGCCTTCGCAGTGCTTCCGGTCTTCGGTGGTGTCTTCCTGGGGCAGTGGGTGCGCAGGTTCGTCTCGCAGGCACGCTTCCAGACCGTGGTGCTGCTGGTTCTGGTGGTCATCGGCTTGTCTTTCGTCTGGCGTGCCTATAGCGGCTAG
- the groES gene encoding co-chaperone GroES — MKFRPLHDRVVVRRIEENERTAGGIIIPDTAKEKPMQGEVVAVGPGARNDKGDLVALDLKEGDRIIFGKWSGTEVKIDGEDLLIMKESDIMGILEGKKASKKAA, encoded by the coding sequence ATGAAGTTCAGACCGCTTCATGACCGCGTGGTGGTTCGGCGCATCGAGGAAAACGAGCGTACCGCCGGCGGCATTATCATTCCGGATACGGCCAAGGAAAAGCCGATGCAGGGCGAAGTCGTCGCCGTCGGACCCGGTGCGCGCAATGACAAGGGCGACCTCGTCGCCCTGGATCTAAAGGAAGGCGATCGAATCATTTTCGGCAAATGGTCCGGCACCGAAGTCAAGATCGACGGTGAAGACCTGCTGATCATGAAGGAATCCGACATCATGGGCATCCTCGAGGGCAAAAAAGCCTCGAAGAAGGCCGCTTAA
- a CDS encoding DMT family transporter: MSTQLQSVNALSIAAANRRGIFWMLFAVFLFVSMDAIAKTLSQSYDVAQIVWARYTFHVLIMVALLNLRLPALLYTRRLPLQLFRSLMLLVTTSLFFLGISHIPLAEAAAVMLAVPLIVTALSMPLLGEPVGIRRWTGVFLGFAGALIIIRPGSDIFDPATLYVLAAACTNGLYHINTRQLSQSEAPMTTLTYSALVGMIVMFFVVPFFWTTPDLWGWVGLISIGAIGGASHFCIIKAYQAAAAAVVAPFNYSNMLWATFYGFLLFGDLPDGFTVLGAAILIASGLYVFYREQKKQAAVQ; this comes from the coding sequence ATGTCAACGCAACTGCAATCTGTCAACGCGCTGTCCATCGCGGCAGCCAACCGCAGGGGCATCTTCTGGATGCTGTTCGCGGTCTTCCTGTTCGTCAGCATGGACGCCATCGCCAAGACCCTGTCACAGAGCTACGACGTGGCCCAGATCGTCTGGGCACGTTACACCTTCCACGTCCTGATCATGGTGGCACTGCTGAACCTGCGTCTGCCGGCCCTGCTGTACACGCGGCGTCTGCCCTTGCAGTTGTTCCGCTCGCTGATGTTGCTTGTGACCACCAGTCTCTTCTTCCTGGGAATTTCCCATATTCCTCTGGCCGAAGCGGCCGCGGTCATGCTGGCGGTTCCCCTGATCGTGACGGCCCTGTCCATGCCGCTGTTGGGCGAGCCCGTTGGCATTCGTCGCTGGACCGGTGTTTTCCTGGGCTTTGCCGGGGCCCTGATCATCATCCGTCCGGGCAGCGATATCTTCGATCCGGCCACGCTCTATGTCCTGGCCGCTGCCTGCACCAATGGCCTCTACCACATCAACACACGGCAACTGAGTCAAAGCGAAGCGCCCATGACCACGCTGACCTACAGCGCCCTGGTGGGAATGATCGTGATGTTCTTCGTGGTGCCCTTCTTCTGGACCACGCCCGACCTTTGGGGATGGGTCGGCCTTATCTCCATCGGTGCCATTGGAGGCGCCAGTCACTTCTGCATCATCAAGGCCTACCAGGCCGCAGCTGCGGCCGTGGTCGCCCCCTTCAACTATTCGAACATGCTCTGGGCCACTTTCTATGGCTTCCTGCTGTTCGGTGACCTGCCCGACGGCTTTACCGTGCTGGGGGCAGCCATCCTGATTGCCAGCGGACTCTACGTTTTCTACCGCGAACAGAAGAAGCAGGCTGCAGTCCAATAA
- a CDS encoding rhomboid family intramembrane serine protease produces the protein MPADPAQNNSSPPPPPSQPALNMPRTIMILLLVMGGVSLLRAVLPANLDYQFIVWFALYLFVNGQFIWERLYSLVTSVFIHEGLLHLLFNGFWIATIGTLVQRTLNGRDFLLLFLGSAIAGGILFVVLNWGVTAIAVGASGGVFGLLGAFGHIGVARPWEDRPTRWRKLAVFTAVMMAINIAYAMLGGVGGSQSPSIAWEAHAGGFFAGLFLYPWLLKRQLERLEKSRFHVVD, from the coding sequence ATGCCCGCAGACCCCGCGCAGAACAATTCTTCACCTCCTCCGCCGCCAAGTCAGCCGGCCCTGAACATGCCGCGCACCATCATGATCCTGCTGCTGGTCATGGGCGGAGTCAGCCTGCTGCGCGCTGTCCTGCCGGCAAACCTTGATTATCAGTTCATCGTCTGGTTTGCGCTCTATCTTTTCGTGAATGGCCAGTTCATCTGGGAGCGACTCTACAGCCTGGTCACCTCTGTCTTCATCCACGAGGGACTGCTGCATCTTCTGTTCAACGGTTTCTGGATCGCCACCATCGGTACTCTGGTACAGAGAACGCTGAACGGCCGGGATTTCCTTCTGCTCTTCCTGGGCAGCGCGATTGCCGGGGGCATCCTCTTCGTGGTGTTGAACTGGGGCGTAACCGCCATTGCTGTAGGAGCTTCGGGAGGCGTCTTCGGCCTGCTGGGCGCCTTCGGGCATATCGGCGTGGCACGCCCCTGGGAGGACAGGCCGACGCGCTGGCGCAAGCTGGCAGTCTTCACGGCGGTGATGATGGCCATCAACATCGCCTATGCCATGCTGGGCGGCGTGGGTGGCTCCCAATCGCCCTCCATCGCCTGGGAAGCCCATGCTGGTGGCTTCTTTGCCGGCCTGTTCCTCTATCCCTGGCTATTGAAACGCCAGCTGGAACGCTTGGAGAAATCCCGTTTCCACGTGGTGGACTAG